In the genome of Acidovorax sp. 69, the window ATCCCCTACTTGCAGTGCCACATGGGCCAGCGCCAGGCAGACGATCAGGGCCACCATGCCCGCCAGACCGTTGTAACCATCAATGATGTTGAAGGCATGGGGCAGGCCCGCAACGGCCAGCACGACCACCGCAATACCCAGCCACGGAACGGCGGCCAACACCCCGTCAAGCCAGGGCCATCCCATACGGGGCAGGGTCAGATCGAGCAGCACAACGGCCAAAACCCCCGACGCACCCGTCAAAATCAGCCGGTAGCGAACAGAAAGGCGCTGGGTCATGTCCTCAGCAATTCCCCCAGAGCGGCCGGCAAAAGCACCACCAACCAGCCACCCACCCACCCACCCAATCGGAGAGAGCCGGGGTCCCCCCACTGAAGAGACTGGAGAATGCCCAGGCCCCAACTGCAGCCCAAGCCCAGCAATACAGCCGCCCCGCCCAAACGAGGAACATCTCCCAAGTGAAAACGCTGCGGCATGCTGCTGCCATACACAGAAGCATGTGCACTCATCCAGCGAACGACAAGCCCCGCCGCCAGCGCTGCCACCACAAAAGCCACCAAAGACAACCAGATCATGAGCGCCCGATGGTACCTGTGCCTGCCACTCCGCCCCGTAACAGAAGGCACGCTTGACCGTATACCGGTGAGCGCCACAGCCGCACAAGGCTGCGCACATGCCACTGTAGATGGCGCCAGCGCCTGTGACTGGCGCGCTGACCGACATGCACCACCTGCACGGGTACGCGAACCAGCGCCCAACCTGCAAGTCGTATACGCAGGCACAGATCTACGTCTTCGCAATACATGAAATACGCTTCGTCAAATCCTCGGACAGCTTGCCACACGGCCTGAGGCAATACCAGACAGGCAGCATTCACCCAATCCACCCGAGTCTCGCGACACCCCAGAAAACGACGGCGCCAGAGCGCCCGGGGCGTGGGCAATTCGCGCTCGCTGTCTTGCAGATGGCCACGTTCATCCAGCTGGGTCGGGTAAGCACACCCCACGCCCGGTTGCCCGGCGGCCTGGGCCAAAGCGGCAAACGGATCCTGCCCGTTCAAACCCACATCCGGATTCAGCACACAAACAAAGGGCTCTGTCGCACCGGCCAGTGCGCGGTTGTGATTGGCACCAAACCCCACGGGCACTTTGTTTCTAACCACTTGTAATACAAACGGCCACCCCGTGGCAGGCGCCTCAGGCTCCGCCTCTGGCAGATTCTGCGTCAGCACCACGCGCACTATCGTGACAGCAGACAGGCGAGCCAGATCGTTCAACAAGTTCTGCACCAATGGCCCATGGCCGTGACTGACCACGGAGACCACAAGACTGCGCGACGGGGAAAGAAAGGCGTTCATCAAGTCGTCATTGTCCCAGTTTCGACTCCGTGCGCTGTTACAAATGCACCGCCCCCGCCGTCATAATCCCTGAATGACGCATTCAATGGAAGATTTGCACGTATATCTGCGCCACATCACACCGGGTGAGCGCACCTCACTGTCGGTGTTGGCGAGCTTGGTGAACAACCGGTCAACCGTGCTGGACCTGGGTTGTGGCAGCGGCGCACTCGGACAACACCTGTCAGAGGCAAAGGGCTGCACGCTGGACGGTGTCACCCTGAGCGAAGCAGAAGCCACCCACGCGCGGCCCCACTACCGGCGCTTGGTGGTAGATAACCTGGAGTCATGCGATCTGGTTGCCACCTTTGCCGACCAACGCTACGACTTCATCGTCTGCGCTGATGTGCTGGAACACCTGAGCCGCCCCGAGCAGGTGCTGGAGGCATGCCGCCAATTGCTCCTGCCTGGTGGGAAACTGCTCATTTCCGTGCCCAATGCAGGCTACAGCGGCCTCATTGCCGAATTGCTGGAAGGGGAATTCCTCTACCGCGAAGAAGGCCTGCTGGATCGCACACACCTGCGCTTCTTCACACGCAAGTCGCTGGCACGCTTTCTCGGAGAACACCGCTGGGCCCCGGACTCCATCGACACCATTGCCCGCGAGTTGCCCGAGTCAGAGTTCAATGTCGCCTTTGACCGCCTGCCCCCCTCCGTGGCCAGGCATTTACTGGGTGTGCCCGATGCACTGACCTATCAGTTCATCTGTGTTGCGCATCCAACAGGCGAAGCCACGCGGGCCCTGGAGCCGCCGGTCCCTCCTCCCAGAAGCCCAGCACAAGCGCTGTTCACTACCCAGCTATATCTAGGCCGCGACGGCCACTACGATGAAGCCCACAAGCTCACCGCGTCGGGGGTCATTGGCCGGGAGCGCCAAACCCTGCACTTCGAACTGCCCCACTCTGAAGTACCGGTCACCCAATTGCGCCTGGACCCCGCCGACCGACCAGGATTTGTGCACCTGTTCCGGCTGGCATTGCGAACCGCCCGTGGCGAGCTGCTGTGGCAATGGGCCTCCACCTCCGACTCGCGATCGCTTCTGGCGTCGACCCCCCACAGCCAGATCGTCTGGCAAGCGCCCATGCCAGCGGCATCCGGCGCCACACTGCTATTGCTCGCGGGCGACGAACCGTGGTTCGAACTTCCCATCCCTCCCGCAGATCTGTCACAGAGTGCTTCAGAAGGCGCCACTCTGGAGGTCGAGATGGGCTGGCCCATGTCTGCAGACTACGTGGCCCTGTCTGGCACAGTGCTCCCCTTGCACGATCACATTGCCCAACTGGAAAGCACCGGCCGCGATATGGCCGGCAGGTTGAACCAAGTGCAGACGGATCTCGCCACAACCCAAAGCCGCAATCAGTTGCTGGAAGAGGCCAACCAGGCGGCATCCAGGCAGCGTGCCATCTGGCAACAAGAAGCGACCCGCCTGAAAACCGATCTCGACGAACTGGCCCAGCACCTTCACAACATTGAAACCTCTACCGTGTTCCGCGCTACCCGCCCCATTGTTCACACCAAGATGTGGCTCGACCGGTTGCTGGGCCGTGGGCCGCAGGCAACCCTACACAACAAGCCTGTCCGGACGACCACACCGCTCACACCAACACAGCACCCGATAGACATCATTGTTCCCGTTTACCGAGGACTGGCCGACACCCGCTTGTGCGTCGAATCCGTGCTGGCCAGCGCCAACCAGAGCGCCTGGCGCCTCATCGTCATCAACGACGCCAGCCCCGAGCCTGAGGTCACAGGATGGCTGCGCGAGCGTGCTGCACAAGATAGCCGAATCACCCTGCTGGAGAACCCCGAAAACCTGGGTTTTGTAGGCACCGTCAACCGGGGTATGGCGCTGAGCGACAGCAACGACGTTTTGCTGCTCAACAGCGACGCCGAGGTGGCCAACGACTGGCTGGACCGCATTCGCCGTGCGGCCTATGGCGATAGCAAAGTGGCGTCGGTCACGCCTTTTTCAAACAACGCCACCATCTGCAGCTATCCCCAATTTTGCAAGGACAACCGTTTGCCTGCCGGCTACGACACAGCACGGCTGGATGCCCTGTGCGCCCAAACCAATCCTGGCGAGGTGGTGGACATACCCACAGGCGTAGGTTTTTGCATGTACATCCGGCGTGATTGCCTTGCCCAGGTGGGCCTTTTTGACACCGAGAACTTCGGCAAAGGCTATGGGGAAGAAAACGATTTCTGTCAGCGGGCAGCCGAGGCAGGATGGCGCAATCTGCACCTGCTAGACACTTTCGTGCTGCACACCGGTGGCGTGAGTTTTGGCGACAGCAAGAGCCCACGCGAGCGTGCCGCCATGGAAACCCTGCGACGCCTGCACCCTCGCTACGAGCGCGAGGTCATGGCCTTTGTTCAGGCAGATCCGGCGCAACCATATCGGCTCGCGCTGGATATGGCACGGATACAGCAGGCTCAACGCCCCGTCGTGCTGGCTGTGCTGCACGACCGTGCGGGCGGCACACTTCGCCATGTGCGCGAACTCGCGCAACATTTGAGTGACCAGGCGACTTTCCTCACGCTCACTCCCGCACCAGACCAGCGCGTACGCCTGGAACTGGCTGGCAAGGATGAAGGCCTTGAACTCTTGTTCCGGCTCTCCGACCAGTTCCCAGACCTCGTTCAGGTGCTCAATATCCTGGGCGTGCGGCATATCCACTACCACCACATCCTTGGCCATGATCCGCTGGTTCTGGACCTGCCAGCACAGTTGGGGGTGGACTATGACTTCACCGCGCACGACTACTACAGCTATTGCGCTCACATCTCCCTGACGGGCAGCGACAACCGATTTGCGGGAGAACCCTCCCCCGGGCAGTGCGCTTGTTGCTCCCCGCATGACCCCGCCCCCATGGGCTACGGCACGGTGGCGGACTGGCGGCACCGCAACCGTCACTTTCTGACAAGCGCTCGCCTGGTTATCGCCCCCAGCGCAGACACCGCGCGGCGCATCGCTGCATTTGCCCCCAGTGCGCGTGTGCGGGCTATTCCCCACACCGACATGGCCACGCCTGGCAGCGAGGGAACGCCACTGCCGCAGGCCAAAAATTTGGCCCCGGACGCACCACTGAAAGTGGTGGTCCTCGGCGCTCTCAGTGCCATCAAGGGAGCTGATGTGCTTGAAGCGGCGGCCCAGGAAGCCGCCCGAACAGGTGCGCCTGTGGAGTTCCATCTGCTGGGCTATGGGTACCGCCACCTGCAAACCCAGCCCCGCGCACGGATCACCGTGCATGGCGCCTACCAGGACGAGGACTTGCCGGGGCTGCTGGCTTGGCTGCAACCCGACATAGTCTGGTTCCCCGCCCTCTGGCCTGAAACCTACAGCTATACGCTCAGCGCCGCTTTGCAGGCAAGCTTGCCGGTGGCCGTTCCGGATATCGGCGCATTTGCAGAACGCGTTGTTGGCAGGCCTTGGAGCTGGGTCTGCCCGTGGGACCAGGAAGGAAAGCAATGGGTGCGCTTTTTCACAGCCTTGCGCACCGAGCATTTCGTACCTGGCTTGCCGCCAGCACCCCCGGTCGCCCAACCTGCACCTGATAGCCGTACGCCCTGGACCTACCAGCACGACTATTTGCTGGGCGTGTCGGTCAAAGCAGACGCGCAGCCACCATTGGCTGCCGCGTTGCTGGCCCAATACCTGGCGCCCAAGGGCGCGTCCGCACGCTCTGAGGCACTGAACGCACTCGCTTACCTACGTTCGCTCCCTCTGCTGCGCACTGCAGCCCGCCGCATTCCTGCGCACTGGCAGCGTCGAATCAAGAATTGGCTGCAAAAGTAAATTACTTCCATCACCTCCATGAACAGTATTTCCGACCCCAACCTTCCGCTTATCGAGGCCGCCCGCACGCTGATAGAACAAGGCCAACTTGCGCAAGCTGCCGACGCGCTCAATCAAGCACGAGCCCAGTTCCCCAATGACCCACGCATATACATGATGGCAGGGGTCATGTCAGAAAAAGCCGGCAATGTGGCCGGAGCGTTTCAACTCATGCAAACCGGGCTGTCACTCGCCCCCAACTGGGCTCCCGGCATTGTTGTGCTGGCGCAGTTGCAGGCGAGACAGGGACAGTATGAAGAAGCGAGCGAGAACGCCGCCACAGCGCTTCAACTTGACAGCGAGACCCGCGTCGTGCTGGATGGTGCGATTGACGTGGCACAACTCACGGGTGACTTCGCCCTTGCCGTGCGCCGCATCCGGCAAGGTCTGGCCCGGCAACCCACCGACGCCAAGTGGCGTTTGTTGCTCGCCTCCGCCCTGGGTCAGATGGAGCAGTATGACGAGGCCCTTGCTCTCTGGGATGGGCTCATTGCAGACTCGCCCGAGGATCGCGCAGCACTCGAAGGGCGCATGCACATGCTCTTGATTGCAGGGCGCCTGGAAGAAGCTGCTCTCGCGACAGCCCATCTGCGAGCGCTGGACCCCACCAATCCCGTCTACGCCTACTACGAAGCGCGCGCACAAGGACAAACTCCAGCACACCAACCCACCGAACTCAACCGGCAACTTTTCGACAACGCTGCACATTTTTTCGATGCCCAGCTGGTCCAGGGCTTGAACTACAGGTTGCCACAGCAGATTGCCAAGAGGATCATCGCTTTTTATCCGGACAGAAAGCTCAACCTGCTCGACCTAGGCTGCGGAACAGGACTGCTGGGGGCCCAACTGGGCAGGCTACAAGGTCGCCTGGCGGGCGTGGATCTATCCCCCAAAATGCTCGATCAGGCACGCCGCTACAACCTTTACGACACATTGACCGTTGCTGACCTGCACGACGCACTCAGCGAGGCTGAAGCTACTTCCTACGATGTAGTCGTCGCACTGGATGTCTGCATTTATGTGGGCGACTTGAGTAAAGTCATTCCTGCAGTATGGCGCACCCTGGTGCCAGGTGGAAGACTGTTTTTCTCATGCGAAAGTGGGCCAGAGGATGGACCTGACCTCTTCCTGAATCGGTCTACCGAACGGTACGTCCACAAGCGCAGCCATGTCGAGAGCCTGTGCCGGGATGCCGGATTTGTGGTGGAAGTCGAAAACACCGTGCTGCGTACCCAAAAGGGCCAGCCCGCGCATGGCTTTGTAGTCATGGCACGCAAGCCCTCGTGAACGGCTTGCCTTCCTAAGCACTCTTGCGCAGCAGCAGAAAAATCTCATTATTGCGCAGCACTGACTCACTGTA includes:
- a CDS encoding glycosyltransferase, producing the protein MNAFLSPSRSLVVSVVSHGHGPLVQNLLNDLARLSAVTIVRVVLTQNLPEAEPEAPATGWPFVLQVVRNKVPVGFGANHNRALAGATEPFVCVLNPDVGLNGQDPFAALAQAAGQPGVGCAYPTQLDERGHLQDSERELPTPRALWRRRFLGCRETRVDWVNAACLVLPQAVWQAVRGFDEAYFMYCEDVDLCLRIRLAGWALVRVPVQVVHVGQRASHRRWRHLQWHVRSLVRLWRSPVYGQACLLLRGGVAGTGTIGRS
- a CDS encoding methyltransferase domain-containing protein; amino-acid sequence: MTHSMEDLHVYLRHITPGERTSLSVLASLVNNRSTVLDLGCGSGALGQHLSEAKGCTLDGVTLSEAEATHARPHYRRLVVDNLESCDLVATFADQRYDFIVCADVLEHLSRPEQVLEACRQLLLPGGKLLISVPNAGYSGLIAELLEGEFLYREEGLLDRTHLRFFTRKSLARFLGEHRWAPDSIDTIARELPESEFNVAFDRLPPSVARHLLGVPDALTYQFICVAHPTGEATRALEPPVPPPRSPAQALFTTQLYLGRDGHYDEAHKLTASGVIGRERQTLHFELPHSEVPVTQLRLDPADRPGFVHLFRLALRTARGELLWQWASTSDSRSLLASTPHSQIVWQAPMPAASGATLLLLAGDEPWFELPIPPADLSQSASEGATLEVEMGWPMSADYVALSGTVLPLHDHIAQLESTGRDMAGRLNQVQTDLATTQSRNQLLEEANQAASRQRAIWQQEATRLKTDLDELAQHLHNIETSTVFRATRPIVHTKMWLDRLLGRGPQATLHNKPVRTTTPLTPTQHPIDIIVPVYRGLADTRLCVESVLASANQSAWRLIVINDASPEPEVTGWLRERAAQDSRITLLENPENLGFVGTVNRGMALSDSNDVLLLNSDAEVANDWLDRIRRAAYGDSKVASVTPFSNNATICSYPQFCKDNRLPAGYDTARLDALCAQTNPGEVVDIPTGVGFCMYIRRDCLAQVGLFDTENFGKGYGEENDFCQRAAEAGWRNLHLLDTFVLHTGGVSFGDSKSPRERAAMETLRRLHPRYEREVMAFVQADPAQPYRLALDMARIQQAQRPVVLAVLHDRAGGTLRHVRELAQHLSDQATFLTLTPAPDQRVRLELAGKDEGLELLFRLSDQFPDLVQVLNILGVRHIHYHHILGHDPLVLDLPAQLGVDYDFTAHDYYSYCAHISLTGSDNRFAGEPSPGQCACCSPHDPAPMGYGTVADWRHRNRHFLTSARLVIAPSADTARRIAAFAPSARVRAIPHTDMATPGSEGTPLPQAKNLAPDAPLKVVVLGALSAIKGADVLEAAAQEAARTGAPVEFHLLGYGYRHLQTQPRARITVHGAYQDEDLPGLLAWLQPDIVWFPALWPETYSYTLSAALQASLPVAVPDIGAFAERVVGRPWSWVCPWDQEGKQWVRFFTALRTEHFVPGLPPAPPVAQPAPDSRTPWTYQHDYLLGVSVKADAQPPLAAALLAQYLAPKGASARSEALNALAYLRSLPLLRTAARRIPAHWQRRIKNWLQK
- a CDS encoding tetratricopeptide repeat protein, whose product is MNSISDPNLPLIEAARTLIEQGQLAQAADALNQARAQFPNDPRIYMMAGVMSEKAGNVAGAFQLMQTGLSLAPNWAPGIVVLAQLQARQGQYEEASENAATALQLDSETRVVLDGAIDVAQLTGDFALAVRRIRQGLARQPTDAKWRLLLASALGQMEQYDEALALWDGLIADSPEDRAALEGRMHMLLIAGRLEEAALATAHLRALDPTNPVYAYYEARAQGQTPAHQPTELNRQLFDNAAHFFDAQLVQGLNYRLPQQIAKRIIAFYPDRKLNLLDLGCGTGLLGAQLGRLQGRLAGVDLSPKMLDQARRYNLYDTLTVADLHDALSEAEATSYDVVVALDVCIYVGDLSKVIPAVWRTLVPGGRLFFSCESGPEDGPDLFLNRSTERYVHKRSHVESLCRDAGFVVEVENTVLRTQKGQPAHGFVVMARKPS